In Oryza sativa Japonica Group chromosome 2, ASM3414082v1, the following are encoded in one genomic region:
- the LOC4330265 gene encoding dehydrin DHN1 yields MEDERNTESHQGGEAAEQVEVKDRGLFDNLLGRKKDDQPEEKKHEEELVTGMEKVSVEEPKKEEHHAEGEKKESLLSKLHRSSSSSSSSSDEEEEVIDDNGEVVKRKKKKGLKEKIKEKLPGHKDHAGEHAPPPAATGFPAPAPPASVVTAAPTPAPAPVVTHGDHHHDTAVPVEKIEGDHAKTEATLPRAPEEEKKGFLDKIKEKLPGGHKKPEDATAVPPPAASPAAPATTPAPAHPPPATEEVSSPDGKEKKGILGKIMEKLPGYHKGSGEEDKTAAAATGEHKSSA; encoded by the exons atggAGGATGAGAGGAACACGGAGAGCCACCAGGGTGGCGAGGCTGCAGAGCAGGTGGAGGTGAAGGACAGGGGCCTCTTCGACAACCTCCTTGGCAGGAAGAAGGACGATCAGCCGGAGGAGAAGAAGCATGAGGAGGAGCTTGTCACCGGCATGGAGAAGGTCTCCGTGGAAGAGCCAAAGAAGGAGGAGCACCACGCCGAGGGCGAGAAGAAGGAGAGCCTCCTCTCCAAGCTGCACCgatccagctccagctccagctcg TCGagtgatgaggaagaggaggtgATCGATGACAACGGCGAGGTGgtcaagaggaagaagaagaaggggctCAAGGAGAAGATCAAGGAGAAGCTGCCCGGCCACAAGGACCATGCCGGTGAGCATGCTCCTCCGCCCGCGGCGACGGGCTTCCCCGCGCCGGCTCCGCCTGCATCCGTGGTGACGGCCGCGCCCACGCCAGCTCCTGCTCCCGTGGTGACTCACGGCGATCACCACCACGACACCGCCGTCCCCGTGGAGAAGATCGAGGGTGATCACGCCAAGACGGAGGCGACCCTGCCACGTGCAcccgaggaggagaagaagggctTCCTCGACAAGATCAAGGAGAAGCTGCCCGGCGGCCACAAGAAGCCGGAAGACGCAACTgctgtgccgccgccggccgcctcacCGGCTGCTCCTGCCACTACTCCGGCGCCAGCACACCCACCGCCGGCTACAGAGGAAGTGAGCAGCCCGGAtgggaaggagaagaagggTATACTGGGCAAGATCATGGAGAAACTGCCCGGTTACCACAAGGGCTCCGGCGAGGAAGacaagaccgccgccgccgccaccggcgagcaCAAGAGCAGCGCTTAA
- the LOC4330266 gene encoding uncharacterized protein gives MVVGFRRTISFPAPKAATAAKGEAYRVRSASLPCRFHPLVVQLDEDVATMRELVGRLASAASAGSVAGAAEQLGRVLVSLSELLHHPQAQEPLRRLGRSPFAERLLDNFLRLADAHGSFRAALVALSALQAEARAALRREDPARLASAARALRRSGRDLPRIASSARAVAAKPPPPPPAGLPADGTALAAAIADATAAVASASAAVFSGVSSLSIAAATARVEVAATPCWMPSPARFTTPSATPRHHIITTKPSSLRIWWVADLMRWMSRAKRRSASKQHADSDASSSSTSSAATARPQPNVAVDPDERERKAAFERLDNLGRCIADVESIGEKVFRALVNTRVSLLNILSTSF, from the coding sequence ATGGTGGTCGGCTTCCGCCGCACGATCTCGTTCCCCGCGCccaaggcggcgacggccgcgaaGGGTGAGGCCTACCGCGTCCGGTCGGCGAGCCTGCCGTGCCGGTTCCATCCTCTGGTGGTCCAGCTTGACGAGGATGTGGCGAcgatgagggagctggtgggCCGCCTGGCGTCGGCCGCGTCGGCGGGCTCCGTCGCGGGGGCCGCGGAGCAGCTCGGGCGGGTGCTGGTGTCGCTCTCCGAGCTGCTCCACCACCCGCAGGCGCAGGAGCCGctccggcggctcgggcggTCGCCGTTCGCGGAGCGCCTGCTCGACAATttcctccgcctcgccgacgCGCACGGCAGCTTCAGGGCGGCGCTCGTCGCGCTCTCCGCGCTCCAGGCCGAGGCCCGCGCCGCGCTGCGGCGCGAGGACCCGGCGCGCCTGGCGTCCGCGGCCCGCGCGCTGCGCCGGTCCGGGCGAGACCTCCCGCGGATCGCCTCCTCGGCGCGCGCCGTGGCGgccaagccgccgcctccccctcccgcgGGCCTCCCGGCCGACGggaccgccctcgccgccgccatcgccgacgcGACCGCGGCcgtcgcctcggcctcggccgcgGTCTTCTCCGGCGTGTCGTCcctctccatcgccgccgccacggcccgtGTCGAGGTCGCCGCCACGCCCTGCTGGATGCCCTCCCCGGCGAGATTCACCACACCATCGGCGACGCCAAGACACCACATCATCACCACCAAGCCATCGTCGCTGCGCATATGGTGGGTCGCCGACCTGATGCGCTGGATGTCGCGGGCGAAGCGCCGGTCAGCCAGTAAGCAGCACGCCGACAGtgacgcctcctcctcctccacctcctccgccgccacggcgcggcCCCAACCCAACGTCGCCGTGGACCCGGACGAGAGAGAACGGAAGGCGGCGTTCGAGCGCCTGGACAACCTGGGACGGTGCATCGCGGACGTGGAGAGCATCGGCGAGAAGGTGTTCCGCGCTCTGGTGAACACCAGAGTCTCACTGCTCAACATTCTGAGCACAAGCTTCTGA
- the LOC4330267 gene encoding ASI1-immunoprecipitated protein 1 isoform X2, with the protein MESDEDAKKGYADFEERVKRTIYIDHLSPQVTSSVIEAAISQCARVVNVDFIVNYTIPYDIPSAALVELDDEIQAKAAIDLMNNFPFIIGGKPRPVRAIYAKHEMFLDRPPRPGIKKEFQWVKQEDGIEYEGMNKLRLLARRQETENMALIKNLLEEDKDLAKQQQELLDGIYKKYCILDSDVMNDIKNLSRRYGVNLAGD; encoded by the exons ATGGAATCTGATGAAGATGCTAAGAAGGGGTATGCTGATTTTGAGGAGAGGGTAAAGAGAACGATATATATCGATCACCTTTCTCCTCAAGTCACAAGCTCAGTAATTGAAGCAGCTATTTCCCAGTGTGCACGCGTTGTCAATGTGGACTTCATTGTTAATTACACAATCCCATATGATATTCCTTCTGCTGCGTTGGTGGAACTAGATGATGAAATACAAGCTAAGGCTGCTATCGACTTGATGAATAATTTCCCTTTCATAATCGGTGGAAAGCCAAGGCCTGTAAGAGCTATCTATGCAAAGCATGAAATGTTTCTGGATCGGCCTCCTCGCCCTGGAATCAAGAAAGAGTTCCAGTGGGTGAAACAAGAAGATGGAATAGAGTATGAAGGAATGAACAAACTGCGGCTCCTTGCAAGAAGGCAGGAAACAGAAAATATGGCACTCATAAAG AATCTATTGGAAGAGGACAAGGACCTAGCAAAGCAGCAACAGGAGTTACTTGATGGAATTTACAAGAAGTACTGCATACTAGACAGTGACGTGATGAATGATATCAAGAACCTCTCTCGCCGTTATGGAGTCAACCTGGCCGGTGACTGA
- the LOC4330267 gene encoding ASI1-immunoprecipitated protein 1 isoform X1 — protein sequence MLVFGLPMESDEDAKKGYADFEERVKRTIYIDHLSPQVTSSVIEAAISQCARVVNVDFIVNYTIPYDIPSAALVELDDEIQAKAAIDLMNNFPFIIGGKPRPVRAIYAKHEMFLDRPPRPGIKKEFQWVKQEDGIEYEGMNKLRLLARRQETENMALIKNLLEEDKDLAKQQQELLDGIYKKYCILDSDVMNDIKNLSRRYGVNLAGD from the exons ATGCTTGT ATTTGGCCTTCCCATGGAATCTGATGAAGATGCTAAGAAGGGGTATGCTGATTTTGAGGAGAGGGTAAAGAGAACGATATATATCGATCACCTTTCTCCTCAAGTCACAAGCTCAGTAATTGAAGCAGCTATTTCCCAGTGTGCACGCGTTGTCAATGTGGACTTCATTGTTAATTACACAATCCCATATGATATTCCTTCTGCTGCGTTGGTGGAACTAGATGATGAAATACAAGCTAAGGCTGCTATCGACTTGATGAATAATTTCCCTTTCATAATCGGTGGAAAGCCAAGGCCTGTAAGAGCTATCTATGCAAAGCATGAAATGTTTCTGGATCGGCCTCCTCGCCCTGGAATCAAGAAAGAGTTCCAGTGGGTGAAACAAGAAGATGGAATAGAGTATGAAGGAATGAACAAACTGCGGCTCCTTGCAAGAAGGCAGGAAACAGAAAATATGGCACTCATAAAG AATCTATTGGAAGAGGACAAGGACCTAGCAAAGCAGCAACAGGAGTTACTTGATGGAATTTACAAGAAGTACTGCATACTAGACAGTGACGTGATGAATGATATCAAGAACCTCTCTCGCCGTTATGGAGTCAACCTGGCCGGTGACTGA
- the LOC4330268 gene encoding protein ALTERED PHOSPHATE STARVATION RESPONSE 1: MGCKGSKLEQQEAVALCRGRADLLAAAVRHRYALAEAHAALADSLASMSASLHLVLAPAVAAGTAVALPSARKDVDAAAEAAASPPHSSSHINFAPSSGSESGSVSSSPSRRVAAGHEQLYQPSALPFPHYAYGYGYAPEPPFGYPPGSLQLYYARSRPPPPSVAVEQRAPASERVYFGSFEPAQYHPYGGETRRADRAAAPPPSPPRASSWDFFNVFDNYEVYDNYCYDAPGTGATTPAPYTPSRSSREVREEEGIPELEEDDAVVKEVSSEYSAHGSGGARSRRSSIGGVSSSIAEVDEEENPVVDKGVVGGGVARQQTPAHGNVAASVPTPRRAADGADVAGEIKAQFVRAADAVRALAPILEVGRRSYHPRSSVYHVSSRMVSVIALPHSGYGGSDLLDVGGGEKVVGARNLSLTLQKLYIWEKKLYDEVKAEEKMRLLLAKNSKRLKFLDQKGAEAPKIDATRNLVRKLSTKIRIAVRVIAKVSKKINRVRDEELWPQVNTLIQGFVKMWQDKLNCYHIQCQAISEAKNLDSIISGGTSRDLAMELELELIKWIVNFSSWVNEQRSFIKALNGWLALCLNYQQEETADGVPPYSPGRVGAPLVFVICNSWSQAMDRISEKEVITSMQALVSSVRSLWEKQNVEQTEQLIAIREREKWNKILERKTLEINKEADTLNRKLALVPGRQSLLPTAQTYQVHFLEANSVQVSLKRVLEALESYSSNSLRALDETLRHAEEERLSRERAKVS, translated from the exons ATGGGGTGCAAGGGGTCGAAGCTGGAGCagcaggaggcggtggcgctgtGCCGCGGGAGGGCCGACCtgctggcggcggccgtgcggcaCCGGTACGCGCTGGCGGAGGCGCACGCCGCGCTGGCCGACTCGCTCGCGTCGATGTCCGCGTCACTGCACCTCGTCCTCGCGCCCGCGGTCGCCGCGGGGACGGCCGTCGCGCTGCCCTCCGCGCGCAAGGACGTGGACGCCGCGGCCGAGgccgctgcctcgccgccgcactCGTCGTCGCACATCAACTTCGCGCCGTCCTCCGGATCCGAGTCGGGGTCCGTGTCCtcctcgccgagccgccgcgtcgccgccggccacgagCAACTCTACCAACCGAGCGCGCTGCCGTTCCCGCATTATGCGTACGGATACGGGtacgcgcccgagccgccgttCGGGTACCCGCCGGGGTCGCTGCAGCTCTACTACGCGCGGAGCCGCCCGCCCCCGCcgtccgtcgccgtcgagcagcGCGCCCCCGCGTCGGAGCGCGTCTACTTCGGCTCGTTCGAACCGGCGCAGTATCACCCCTACGGAGGCGAGACCAGGAGGGCAGACAGGgcggccgcgccaccgccgtcgccaccgaggGCGAGCTCGTGGGACTTCTTTAATGTGTTCGACAACTATGAGGTGTACGACAACTACTGCTACGATGCTCCCGGCACCGGCGCCACGACGCCAGCGCCGTACACGCCAAGCCGGAGCTCCCGGGAGGTGCGCGAGGAGGAGGGCATCCCTgagctggaggaggacgacgcggTCGTCAAGGAGGTTTCCAGCGAGTACTCCGcgcacgggagcggcggcgctcgcAGCCGACGCAGCTCTATCGGCGGCGTGAGCAGCAGCATTGCCGAAGTCGACGAAGAGGAGAATCCAGTCGTCGACAAGGgagtggtcggcggcggcgtggcgcggcaaCAGACGCCTGCGCATGGCAACGTCGCCGCGTCCGTTCCGACTCCCCGGAGAGCCGCCGATGGTGCAGACGTTGCCGGCGAGATCAAGGCGCAGTTTGTCCGAGCGGCGGACGCGGTCAGGGCGCTCGCGCCGATTCTTGAAGTCGGGAGGCGGAGCTACCATCCCCGGAGCTCAGTGTACCATG TTTCATCTCGGATGGTGTCAGTGATTGCGCTGCCGCATTCAGGATACGGAGGCAGCGACCTGTTGGATGTCGGAGGAGGGGAGAAGGTGGTGGGAGCAAGGAACTTGTCTTTGACTCTGCAAAAGCTCTATATCTGGGAGAAGAAGCTGTACGACGAGGTGAAG GCTGAAGAGAAAATGCGGCTCCTGCTTGCCAAGAACTCTAAGAGGCTGAAATTCTTGGATCAAAAAGGCGCTGAAGCTCCCAAGATTGATGCAACTCGTAATTTGGTTAGGAAGCTATCAACAAAAATACGGATAGCTGTGCGAGTTATTGCTAAGGTGTCGAAAAAGATAAACAGAGTAAGGGACGAGGAGTTATGGCCACAAGTTAATACCTTAATCCAAGG GTTTGTGAAAATGTGGCAAGATAAGCTGAACTGCTACCACATCCAGTGTCAAGCAATATCAGAGGCAAAAAACTTGGATTCAATAATTTCTGGTGGAACCAGTCGAGATCTGGCAATGGAGCTTGAACTAGAGTTGATTAAATGGATCGTCAATTTTTCCTCCTGGGTGAATGAGCAGAGGAGCTTCATCAAGGCACTGAATGGATGGCTGGCACTCTGTCTTAACTATCAGCAGGAGGAGACGGCTGATGGAGTTCCTCCGTATTCTCCTGGAAGAGTGGGCGCACCCCTTGTGTTTGTCATCTGTAATAGCTGGTCCCAAGCTATGGATCGGATTTCTGAGAAGGAGGTGATTACCAGCATGCAAGCTCTTGTGTCTAGTGTACGGAGCCTATGGGAGAAACAAAATGTTGAGCAAACTGAACAGCTGATTGCAATCCGGGAAAGAGAAAAATGGAACAAGATATTGGAAAGGAAGACCCTGGAGATTAACAAGGAGGCCGACACACTCAACAGAAAGCTAGCTCTAGTACCGGGCCGGCAAAGCCTTCTTCCAACAGCACAAACGTACCAGGTCCATTTTCTTGAGGCAAACAGTGTGCAGGTTAGTTTGAAGCGTGTTCTTGAAGCCCTAGAAAGTTACTCTTCCAATTCCCTGCGAGCTTTGGATGAGACCCTGAGGCATGCCGAAGAGGAAAGGTTGTCTAGAGAAAGAGCCAAAGTTTCATAG